One region of Trueperaceae bacterium genomic DNA includes:
- a CDS encoding urocanate hydratase (catalyzes the formation of 4-imidazolone-5-propanoate from urocanate during histidine metabolism) has product GERDKAGLLFNELVRKGEVKAPIVIGRDHLDAGSVASPFRETEAMRDGSDAVADWPLLNFALNAVSGAAWVSFHHGGGVGMGYSLHAGQVTVADGSDDAAERLARVLLNDPGTGVMRHADAGYERAKRVARERGLDLPSA; this is encoded by the coding sequence GGGGAGCGCGACAAGGCCGGCCTGCTCTTCAACGAGCTGGTGCGGAAGGGCGAGGTCAAGGCGCCCATAGTCATCGGCCGCGACCACCTCGACGCCGGCTCGGTCGCCAGCCCCTTCCGCGAGACCGAGGCCATGCGCGACGGCTCCGACGCCGTGGCCGACTGGCCGCTCCTTAACTTCGCGCTCAACGCCGTGTCCGGCGCGGCCTGGGTGAGCTTCCACCACGGCGGCGGGGTGGGGATGGGCTACTCGCTCCACGCCGGCCAGGTCACGGTGGCCGACGGCTCCGACGACGCCGCCGAGCGCCTCGCGCGGGTGCTGCTCAACGACCCCGGCACGGGCGTGATGCGCCACGCCGACGCCGGCTACGAGCGCGCCAAGCGGGTGGCGCGGGAGAGGGGCCTCGACCTGCCGAGCGCGTGA
- a CDS encoding NAD-dependent epimerase/dehydratase family protein, with amino-acid sequence MRILVVGGTVFVGRHIVEAAVARGHEVTLFNRGNRPAPTGVARELRGDRDSDLSALDEGTWDAVVDTSAYVPRQVRYLVDALGGRVGSYALVSTVSVYADQTRPHLDEDAALTALEDESVEEVTNETYGALKALCERALAEGFEGPTLVVRPGLVAGPHDPTDRFTYWPVRFARGGDVLVPSRLETPLQCVDARALGSWTVRAVEDGLTGTYNATSEAGRFTLGALFDACLALAPAGTRAVPVDEGWLLEQGVRPFSDLPLWLPGEYSNFFLLDASRAHAAGLADLPLADTAADTLEWWRGAGSPELKTGLVAEREGELLARWRAGRPD; translated from the coding sequence GTGAGGATCCTCGTCGTCGGCGGCACCGTGTTCGTGGGCAGGCACATCGTGGAGGCTGCCGTCGCGCGCGGCCACGAGGTCACGCTGTTCAACCGCGGGAACCGCCCGGCGCCCACCGGCGTGGCGCGCGAGCTGCGCGGCGACCGCGACTCCGACCTCTCCGCCCTCGACGAGGGCACCTGGGACGCCGTCGTCGACACCAGCGCCTACGTGCCCAGGCAGGTCAGGTACCTCGTCGACGCGCTGGGCGGCAGGGTCGGCAGCTACGCGCTCGTCTCGACGGTCAGCGTCTACGCCGACCAGACGCGGCCCCACCTCGACGAGGACGCCGCTCTCACCGCGCTCGAGGACGAGAGCGTCGAGGAGGTCACGAACGAGACCTACGGCGCGCTGAAGGCGCTGTGCGAGCGCGCGCTCGCCGAGGGCTTCGAGGGGCCCACGCTCGTGGTGAGGCCGGGGCTCGTCGCCGGACCCCACGACCCCACGGACCGCTTCACCTACTGGCCCGTGCGCTTCGCGCGCGGCGGCGACGTGCTGGTGCCGTCACGCCTCGAGACCCCGCTGCAGTGCGTCGACGCTAGGGCCCTGGGGAGCTGGACCGTGCGCGCCGTCGAGGACGGGCTCACCGGCACCTACAACGCGACCTCGGAGGCGGGCCGCTTCACGCTCGGCGCCCTCTTCGACGCGTGCCTCGCCCTCGCCCCGGCCGGGACGCGGGCAGTCCCCGTGGACGAGGGCTGGCTGCTCGAGCAGGGCGTGCGGCCGTTCTCCGACCTGCCGCTGTGGCTGCCCGGCGAGTACTCGAACTTCTTCCTCCTCGACGCCTCGCGTGCGCACGCCGCCGGGCTCGCGGACCTGCCGCTGGCGGACACCGCCGCCGACACGCTGGAGTGGTGGCGCGGCGCTGGCTCGCCCGAGCTCAAGACGGGCCTCGTGGCCGAGAGGGAGGGCGAGCTGCTCGCCAGGTGGCGGGCCGGACGCCCCGACTAG
- a CDS encoding DUF3105 domain-containing protein, with protein MAKKKAKKGAKADKRVGAAGGDEPAAAATAEKRAAAANAAGSGGAKPAGGRRTSVTAQVRSSRKRRQQRVNIAVGAGLATVIVTAIAVQVVREVSRPGQRFPSLGNLHLASINTQHVPYNSDPPTSGPHMPTIAAWGSYTEPIADEYLVHNMEDAGVVIWYEMGTPEENAENVAALEQVARGYRRVIIVPREDLGSKYALTAWQRLQRFDEIDEAAMRRFIEAYEGIDHHPR; from the coding sequence ATGGCGAAGAAGAAGGCCAAGAAGGGGGCGAAGGCCGACAAGCGAGTCGGAGCGGCGGGCGGCGACGAGCCGGCCGCCGCGGCGACCGCCGAGAAGCGGGCCGCCGCAGCGAACGCGGCGGGCAGCGGTGGGGCCAAGCCCGCCGGCGGCAGGCGGACGAGCGTCACGGCGCAGGTGCGCAGCAGCCGCAAGCGGAGGCAGCAGCGGGTGAACATCGCCGTGGGCGCCGGCCTGGCCACGGTGATCGTCACGGCCATCGCCGTCCAGGTGGTCAGGGAGGTGTCGCGCCCCGGGCAGCGCTTCCCCAGCCTCGGGAACCTCCACCTGGCGTCTATCAACACGCAGCACGTTCCCTACAACAGCGACCCGCCCACGTCCGGCCCGCACATGCCGACGATCGCGGCCTGGGGCTCGTACACGGAGCCGATCGCCGACGAGTACCTCGTCCACAACATGGAGGACGCCGGCGTCGTCATCTGGTACGAGATGGGCACGCCCGAGGAGAACGCCGAGAACGTCGCGGCGCTGGAGCAGGTGGCGCGCGGTTACAGGCGCGTGATCATCGTCCCGCGCGAGGACCTCGGCAGCAAGTACGCCCTCACGGCGTGGCAGCGGCTGCAGCGCTTCGACGAGATCGACGAGGCCGCCATGCGCCGCTTCATCGAGGCCTACGAGGGCATCGACCACCATCCGCGCTGA
- the pgi gene encoding glucose-6-phosphate isomerase → MPEGSPGRAASWRDEAAWATAWRALERHREALAGFSLRRAFAEDPGRFARLSRRLELGATEMLVDYSKHLATDETLALLLDLARASGLERAREAMFAGERINVTEDRAVLHVALRDLSGRPVVVDGVDVMPAVRDVQERMRAFVARVHSGAWRGFSGERITDVVNIGIGGSHLGPQMAVRALEPYAVPGVRVRFVSNVDGAAIARELAALDPARTLFLVASKTFTTQETMMNARTARAWLVRAAGDEAAVARHFVALSSNVDEAARFGIPAEGVFEFWDWVGGRYSLWSAIGLSIALAVGYEGFARLLAGAHALDEHFRTAPLEENVPVLLGLLAVWYVDFLGAQSRAVLPYDESLEHLPAYLQQLDMESNGKRVRRHGAPVTYATGPVVWGQPGTNGQHAFFQLLHQGTVLVPADFIAFAAPHHDLVEHHRALLANFVAQTQALMRGRTLEEARAQVGGDELLAAAKTFPGDRPSTSIVMPRLTPEALGALVALYEHQVFVQGVVWDVNSFDQMGVELGKELAKDLLPRLRLGGEGGEAERGGGPGGLGGEAEAEGDLDASTAGLLAYLAERAGGG, encoded by the coding sequence GTGCCTGAAGGGTCGCCCGGCCGGGCGGCGAGCTGGCGCGACGAGGCCGCCTGGGCGACCGCCTGGCGCGCCCTGGAGCGGCACCGCGAGGCGCTGGCCGGCTTCAGCCTGAGGCGCGCCTTCGCCGAGGACCCGGGCAGGTTCGCTCGCCTCTCGCGACGGCTCGAGCTCGGTGCCACGGAGATGCTGGTCGACTACAGCAAGCACCTGGCCACCGACGAGACCCTGGCGCTGCTCCTCGACCTCGCCCGCGCCTCCGGCCTCGAGCGGGCCAGGGAGGCGATGTTCGCGGGCGAGCGCATCAACGTCACGGAGGACCGCGCGGTGCTGCACGTCGCGCTGCGCGACCTCTCGGGCCGACCGGTCGTCGTGGACGGCGTGGACGTGATGCCGGCCGTGCGCGACGTCCAGGAGCGCATGCGCGCGTTCGTCGCGCGCGTCCACTCCGGCGCGTGGCGCGGCTTCTCCGGCGAGCGCATCACCGACGTCGTGAACATCGGCATCGGCGGCTCGCACCTCGGCCCGCAGATGGCGGTGCGCGCCCTCGAGCCCTACGCCGTGCCGGGCGTGCGCGTGCGCTTCGTGTCGAACGTCGACGGCGCCGCGATCGCGCGCGAGCTCGCGGCCCTCGACCCCGCCAGGACCCTGTTCCTCGTCGCGTCGAAGACGTTCACGACGCAGGAGACGATGATGAACGCCCGCACGGCGCGCGCGTGGCTGGTGCGCGCCGCCGGGGACGAGGCCGCGGTGGCGCGGCACTTCGTCGCGCTCTCCTCGAACGTCGACGAGGCGGCGCGGTTCGGCATACCGGCCGAGGGCGTCTTCGAGTTCTGGGACTGGGTCGGCGGGCGCTACTCGCTCTGGTCGGCGATCGGCCTGTCGATCGCTCTCGCCGTCGGCTACGAGGGCTTCGCGCGCCTCCTGGCCGGGGCCCACGCCCTCGACGAGCACTTCAGGACCGCGCCGCTCGAGGAGAACGTGCCCGTCCTGCTGGGCCTGCTCGCGGTCTGGTACGTCGACTTCCTCGGCGCCCAGAGCCGCGCCGTCCTCCCCTACGACGAGTCGCTCGAGCACCTGCCCGCCTACCTGCAGCAGCTCGACATGGAGTCGAACGGCAAGCGCGTCAGGCGCCACGGCGCGCCCGTCACCTACGCCACCGGGCCCGTGGTGTGGGGTCAGCCGGGCACGAACGGCCAGCACGCCTTCTTCCAGCTCCTCCACCAGGGCACCGTCCTGGTGCCGGCCGACTTCATCGCGTTCGCCGCGCCGCACCACGACCTCGTCGAGCACCACCGCGCGCTGCTGGCGAACTTCGTCGCCCAGACCCAGGCCCTGATGCGCGGACGCACCCTCGAGGAGGCGCGCGCCCAGGTGGGCGGCGACGAGCTCCTCGCGGCGGCCAAGACGTTCCCCGGCGACAGGCCCTCGACCTCGATCGTCATGCCCAGGCTCACGCCGGAGGCGCTGGGCGCGCTGGTAGCGCTGTACGAGCACCAGGTGTTCGTGCAGGGCGTCGTGTGGGACGTCAACTCGTTCGACCAGATGGGCGTGGAGCTGGGCAAGGAGCTGGCCAAGGACCTGCTGCCGCGCCTGCGGCTCGGCGGCGAGGGGGGCGAGGCGGAGAGGGGCGGCGGCCCCGGCGGCCTCGGCGGCGAGGCGGAGGCGGAGGGCGACCTCGACGCGTCGACGGCCGGGCTACTCGCCTACCTCGCGGAGCGCGCCGGCGGAGGTTGA
- a CDS encoding Rrf2 family transcriptional regulator, which yields MGQPSRDSLAGAGVRTLLRREESYAVHVIVYVAENPGASSSRIAEDLEFPPAFLAKVLARLSKAGYVESRPGRAGGVRLVVDPADLSLLDVIQTVSGPVLMDTCQTRQRCATQQRKGFCSVNGMWVRTTLLVHEAFASVKMADLIDPPALERLRAQLPGASASGAEGARA from the coding sequence GTGGGACAGCCCTCACGGGACTCCCTCGCCGGCGCCGGCGTGAGGACGCTGCTGCGCCGCGAGGAGAGCTACGCGGTACACGTGATCGTCTACGTCGCCGAGAACCCCGGCGCCAGCAGCTCGCGCATCGCCGAGGACCTGGAGTTCCCCCCGGCGTTCCTCGCGAAGGTGCTGGCGCGACTGTCGAAGGCAGGCTACGTGGAGAGCCGGCCGGGGCGCGCGGGGGGCGTGAGGCTCGTCGTCGACCCGGCCGACCTCTCACTGCTCGACGTCATCCAGACGGTCTCCGGTCCGGTGCTGATGGACACCTGCCAGACGAGGCAGCGCTGCGCGACCCAGCAGCGCAAGGGCTTCTGCAGCGTCAACGGCATGTGGGTGCGCACCACGCTGCTCGTGCACGAGGCCTTCGCCAGCGTGAAGATGGCCGACCTCATCGACCCGCCGGCCCTCGAGCGGCTGCGGGCCCAGCTCCCCGGCGCGAGCGCGAGCGGGGCGGAGGGCGCGCGTGCCTGA
- the nirK gene encoding copper-containing nitrite reductase has protein sequence MRDKSGNLHAGAIVGGAALVVALAVVLALFGGRDANAVEPPADDPRVQLTLAETPAHAAHDLTINAVWAERALRADEEDQVPVADLPVIKGALGYAPHAAPPVDRDYRAHVQVELEVVEKVMEIADGVEYRFWTFGGSVPGPMIRVREGDYVTFTLQNHPSSLMPHNIDLHAVSGQGGGAEATLIAPGQQATFSFTALNPGVYVYHCATAPVGMHIANGMYGLIVVEPKEGFPAVDREYYVMQGDFYTKGDFGEPGLQEFDMLRAIDEDAAYVVFNGRVGSLTGDNAMQAKVGETVRLFVGNGGPNLTSSFHVIGDVFDRVWLEGGAIVNRDIQTTLIPAGGAAVVEFDTNVPASLTLVDHSIFRAFNKGAIGSLVVTGEADPVVYSGRIDVRPYHPEATAGY, from the coding sequence ATGAGAGACAAGAGCGGGAACCTGCATGCGGGAGCGATCGTCGGGGGCGCCGCCCTCGTCGTCGCGCTCGCCGTCGTGCTCGCCCTGTTCGGCGGGCGCGACGCGAACGCCGTCGAACCGCCCGCTGACGACCCTCGCGTCCAGCTCACGCTGGCCGAGACGCCCGCGCACGCGGCGCACGACCTGACGATCAACGCCGTCTGGGCCGAGCGCGCGCTGCGCGCCGACGAGGAGGACCAGGTCCCCGTCGCCGACCTGCCCGTGATCAAGGGAGCGCTCGGCTACGCTCCCCACGCCGCCCCGCCCGTGGACCGCGACTACCGCGCCCACGTCCAGGTGGAGCTCGAGGTCGTCGAGAAGGTCATGGAGATCGCCGACGGCGTCGAGTACCGGTTCTGGACCTTCGGCGGCAGCGTGCCGGGGCCCATGATCCGCGTGCGCGAGGGCGACTACGTGACCTTCACGCTCCAGAACCACCCGTCGAGCCTGATGCCGCACAACATCGACCTGCACGCCGTGAGCGGCCAGGGCGGCGGCGCCGAGGCCACGCTCATCGCCCCCGGACAGCAGGCGACGTTCTCGTTCACGGCGCTCAACCCGGGCGTGTACGTCTACCACTGCGCCACGGCGCCGGTGGGCATGCACATCGCCAACGGCATGTACGGCCTGATCGTCGTCGAGCCCAAGGAGGGCTTCCCCGCCGTCGACCGCGAGTACTACGTGATGCAGGGCGACTTCTACACCAAGGGCGACTTCGGCGAGCCCGGCCTCCAGGAGTTCGACATGCTGCGCGCCATCGACGAGGACGCCGCCTACGTGGTGTTCAACGGGCGCGTCGGCTCGCTCACGGGCGACAACGCCATGCAGGCCAAGGTGGGCGAGACCGTGAGGCTCTTCGTCGGCAACGGCGGCCCGAACCTCACCAGCAGCTTCCACGTGATCGGCGACGTGTTCGACCGCGTCTGGCTCGAGGGCGGCGCGATCGTGAACCGCGACATCCAGACCACGCTGATCCCTGCCGGCGGCGCGGCCGTGGTGGAGTTCGACACCAACGTCCCCGCCTCCCTCACGCTGGTCGACCACTCGATCTTCCGCGCCTTCAACAAGGGCGCCATCGGCAGCCTGGTCGTGACGGGCGAGGCGGACCCCGTGGTCTACAGCGGCCGCATCGACGTCAGGCCCTACCACCCCGAAGCCACCGCCGGGTACTGA
- a CDS encoding SUMF1/EgtB/PvdO family nonheme iron enzyme has product MSRLAAALLALAALAVAFDARAETAHVAAAAMVQVTGGEVALLFPVEGEELATVAPFAIDATPVTNARFLAFVREHPEWAKGAVPRIFATEGYLAHWGEDGGLGAADPDAPVTNVSWFAAAAYCEARGARLPTEAEWELVARAGERLADGYLEPGYRERVLALVNGRAPVPGPVGRGELNAYGVYDMHGLVWEWVFDVGAALNTADSRSAGDRRLQLLCGGGSAGAADTSDYAAFLRYAFRSGLSGDYAGGGLGFRCAS; this is encoded by the coding sequence ATGAGCCGCCTCGCCGCCGCCCTGCTCGCGCTCGCCGCGCTGGCCGTCGCCTTCGACGCTCGCGCCGAGACCGCGCACGTCGCAGCCGCCGCGATGGTGCAGGTGACTGGCGGCGAGGTGGCCCTGCTCTTCCCCGTCGAGGGCGAGGAGCTGGCGACCGTGGCGCCGTTCGCGATCGACGCGACCCCGGTGACCAACGCCCGGTTCCTCGCCTTCGTGCGGGAGCACCCGGAGTGGGCCAAGGGCGCCGTGCCCCGCATCTTCGCGACCGAGGGCTACCTCGCCCACTGGGGCGAGGACGGCGGCCTCGGTGCGGCCGACCCCGACGCGCCGGTGACGAACGTCTCCTGGTTCGCCGCTGCCGCCTACTGCGAGGCGCGCGGCGCCCGCCTGCCCACCGAGGCCGAGTGGGAGCTCGTCGCCCGCGCCGGCGAGCGGCTGGCGGACGGCTACCTCGAGCCGGGCTACCGCGAGCGGGTGCTCGCCCTCGTGAACGGCCGCGCTCCAGTGCCCGGACCCGTGGGCCGCGGCGAGCTCAACGCCTACGGCGTGTACGACATGCACGGCCTCGTCTGGGAGTGGGTGTTCGACGTGGGCGCCGCGCTCAACACCGCGGACAGCCGCTCCGCCGGCGACCGGCGACTCCAGCTCCTGTGCGGCGGCGGCTCGGCCGGGGCAGCGGACACCAGCGACTACGCCGCCTTCCTGCGCTACGCGTTCCGCAGCGGCCTGAGCGGCGACTACGCCGGCGGCGGCCTCGGCTTCCGCTGCGCCTCCTGA
- a CDS encoding SCO family protein, whose protein sequence is MNRTLRALLTATAAALAPLLAACGEDGAAGLAPTENGLHASHDDHVATGHAATMTASGMRAEHVSARAHIAPPAGHHEAHQSALPAGELPGTSLFHLSSAWTDQDGAAFALPDLRGRPSVFVMFYGDCTTACPLLVKAAEDIEGALPAELRGEVQFVMVSFATEVDTPAKLKAYAASKGLERDGWHWLVGSPLQTRQLAALLGVQYRDLGDGTFAHSNVVTVLDREGVPVARLEGLGADLEPAVGALLGAI, encoded by the coding sequence ATGAACCGCACCCTGCGCGCCCTGCTCACGGCCACCGCGGCCGCCCTCGCCCCGCTCCTGGCCGCCTGCGGCGAGGACGGCGCCGCCGGGCTGGCACCCACCGAGAACGGCCTCCACGCCTCCCATGACGACCACGTTGCCACCGGCCACGCTGCCACCATGACCGCTTCCGGCATGCGGGCCGAGCACGTCTCGGCACGCGCCCACATCGCACCGCCGGCGGGCCACCACGAGGCCCACCAGTCGGCGCTGCCCGCGGGCGAGCTGCCCGGCACGTCGCTCTTCCACCTGTCCAGCGCCTGGACAGACCAGGACGGCGCGGCCTTCGCGCTGCCCGACCTGCGCGGCCGGCCCTCCGTGTTCGTGATGTTCTACGGCGACTGCACCACGGCCTGTCCGCTGCTCGTCAAGGCCGCCGAGGACATCGAGGGCGCCCTGCCCGCCGAGCTGAGGGGCGAGGTCCAGTTCGTGATGGTCTCGTTCGCGACCGAGGTGGACACGCCCGCCAAGCTCAAGGCCTACGCGGCGAGCAAGGGCCTCGAGCGCGACGGGTGGCACTGGCTGGTCGGCTCGCCGCTGCAGACGCGGCAGCTCGCGGCGCTGCTCGGCGTGCAGTACCGCGACCTCGGCGACGGCACGTTCGCGCACTCGAACGTCGTGACGGTCCTCGACCGCGAGGGCGTGCCGGTCGCGCGCCTCGAGGGCCTCGGCGCCGACCTCGAGCCGGCCGTGGGAGCGCTGCTCGGCGCCATCTAG
- a CDS encoding N-acetylmuramic acid 6-phosphate etherase, with amino-acid sequence MSTEAIDPRYAGLDTWDTGRILAAVTAANARAIAAVERALPALTRAAEGVEARLAAGGRLVYVGAGTSGRLGVLDAAELAPTFGYDDAVVLMAGGGEAQSRAKEGAEDDVEAAVDDLERAGVGRDDAVVGLAASGRTPYTVAAVRRAGALGAFTVGIANNPGTPLLEAAQVGVLLDTGPEVLAGSTRLAAGTAQKAALNALSTAVMVRLGGSYDNLMVGMRPLNAKLVERAAGIVARATGRNVEEARELLRRADRDIRVAIVMGLTGVDAAAARAALEASGGRVRAAVNALG; translated from the coding sequence GTGAGCACCGAAGCGATCGACCCGCGGTACGCGGGCCTCGACACCTGGGACACCGGCAGGATCCTCGCGGCCGTGACGGCTGCCAACGCGCGAGCGATCGCCGCCGTGGAGCGCGCGCTGCCGGCCCTGACGCGGGCCGCCGAGGGCGTCGAGGCGCGTCTGGCCGCGGGCGGGCGGCTGGTCTACGTGGGGGCGGGCACGTCCGGCCGCCTGGGCGTCCTCGACGCGGCCGAGCTGGCGCCGACGTTCGGTTACGACGACGCCGTCGTCCTGATGGCGGGCGGCGGCGAGGCGCAGTCGCGGGCGAAGGAGGGCGCCGAGGACGACGTCGAGGCGGCCGTCGACGACCTGGAGCGCGCCGGCGTGGGCCGCGACGACGCCGTCGTGGGGCTGGCGGCGAGCGGGCGCACGCCCTACACGGTCGCCGCCGTGCGGCGCGCCGGGGCGCTGGGGGCCTTCACCGTCGGCATCGCGAACAACCCCGGCACCCCCCTGCTCGAGGCCGCCCAGGTGGGCGTGCTGCTCGACACGGGGCCAGAGGTGCTGGCCGGCAGCACCCGCCTGGCGGCGGGGACGGCGCAGAAGGCCGCCCTGAACGCTCTCTCGACGGCCGTGATGGTCCGCCTGGGCGGCTCGTACGACAACCTCATGGTCGGGATGCGCCCGCTGAACGCCAAGCTCGTCGAGCGGGCGGCCGGGATCGTCGCCCGCGCCACCGGGCGGAACGTCGAGGAGGCGCGGGAGCTGCTACGGCGCGCGGACCGGGACATCCGCGTGGCGATCGTCATGGGCCTCACGGGTGTCGACGCCGCGGCGGCTCGTGCGGCACTGGAGGCGAGCGGCGGCCGCGTCAGGGCCGCCGTGAACGCGCTGGGCTGA
- a CDS encoding GNAT family N-acetyltransferase: protein MDRHGRAVDRPGPLVIRPLSPAEAERVPELWNAAWARLPANPYPLSAALWRERLASRHHDPSFLLGAFAGGELAGYAHGKLPASPWQPRGAAWVSSLAVPVEHQGRGIGSALLDALLDRLAAAGAREARFGSDADHLLPGVPLEAPPAAWRLLRRRGARFAALEHDLHLDLRPPLPEAPMPTGWRLRDDDPQGALGFVTRAFPGRWAEEVASYLAGGATAFTVERTSAHPGGASAGAEGFCVAFLGRESVTSPGLHWSAALERELPGGRLGAIGPLGVAPEARGGGVGLAMVRGAAAALRQRGVTDVIINWTTLGAFYGRLGARAWRTYQRAQAPLPAGRSGGGT from the coding sequence GTGGACCGGCACGGCCGCGCCGTGGACCGGCCCGGCCCCCTCGTGATCAGGCCGCTCTCCCCCGCCGAGGCCGAGCGCGTGCCGGAGCTGTGGAACGCCGCCTGGGCGCGGCTGCCGGCCAACCCCTACCCGCTCTCCGCGGCGCTGTGGCGCGAGCGCCTGGCGTCACGTCATCACGATCCCTCCTTCCTCCTCGGCGCGTTCGCGGGCGGCGAGCTCGCCGGCTACGCGCACGGGAAGCTGCCGGCCTCGCCCTGGCAGCCACGGGGCGCGGCCTGGGTCTCCTCGCTCGCCGTGCCGGTCGAGCACCAGGGCCGCGGCATCGGCTCGGCCCTCCTCGACGCGCTCCTGGACCGCCTCGCCGCCGCGGGCGCCCGCGAGGCGCGGTTCGGCTCGGACGCCGACCACCTCCTCCCCGGCGTGCCGCTGGAGGCGCCGCCGGCGGCGTGGCGGCTGCTGAGGCGACGGGGCGCGCGCTTCGCCGCTCTCGAGCACGACCTGCACCTCGACCTGCGCCCACCGCTGCCGGAGGCGCCCATGCCCACCGGCTGGCGTCTGCGGGACGACGACCCCCAGGGCGCGCTGGGGTTCGTGACCCGCGCCTTCCCGGGCCGCTGGGCCGAGGAGGTGGCCTCTTACCTGGCGGGCGGCGCCACCGCGTTCACGGTAGAGCGCACGAGCGCTCATCCGGGTGGCGCCTCGGCAGGAGCCGAGGGGTTCTGCGTCGCGTTCCTGGGCCGCGAGAGCGTCACCTCGCCGGGCCTGCACTGGTCCGCCGCGCTGGAGCGCGAGCTCCCCGGCGGACGGCTGGGCGCGATCGGGCCGCTCGGCGTGGCGCCCGAGGCTCGCGGCGGCGGCGTCGGGCTCGCCATGGTGCGCGGCGCGGCGGCGGCGCTGCGCCAGCGCGGGGTCACCGACGTCATCATCAACTGGACGACCCTGGGCGCCTTCTACGGCCGCCTGGGCGCGCGGGCCTGGCGCACCTACCAGCGGGCGCAGGCGCCTCTGCCGGCCGGGCGGAGCGGAGGAGGGACGTGA
- a CDS encoding GntR family transcriptional regulator — protein sequence MAGSTVSERAASGAPSGRSGRAAATRAAGLELTVDKSLPTPAYLQLRDQLARAIADGDLPAGAALPSERGLALGLGLSRMTVRRAFEELVAAGVVEQRQGSGTFVRPRPVEQVIDRVLGFTDEARNLGFQPGARLLAAEVVPADDHTAHALGHDVGTPVLRLTRLRTATGEPLALQDAYLRSDLAGLSLERLAETGSLYRTLEGQFGIKPSRARQTIAARLPTEHECRVLGIARSVPVLALERTTHGDDGRPFEFVRSAYRGDIYRMALDLRSY from the coding sequence ATGGCGGGCAGCACTGTGAGCGAGCGGGCGGCGTCGGGGGCGCCTTCGGGCCGGTCTGGCCGCGCGGCGGCGACGCGCGCGGCCGGTCTCGAGCTCACCGTCGACAAGTCTCTGCCCACGCCCGCCTACCTGCAGCTCCGCGACCAGCTCGCCAGGGCCATCGCCGACGGCGACCTGCCCGCCGGCGCGGCCCTGCCGTCGGAGCGCGGCCTGGCCCTCGGCCTGGGACTCTCGCGCATGACGGTGAGGCGCGCCTTCGAGGAGCTCGTCGCCGCCGGTGTCGTCGAGCAGCGCCAGGGCTCCGGCACGTTCGTCAGGCCGCGCCCGGTGGAGCAGGTCATCGACCGCGTCCTCGGCTTCACCGACGAGGCGCGCAACCTCGGCTTCCAGCCGGGCGCCCGGCTCCTCGCCGCCGAGGTCGTGCCCGCCGACGACCACACGGCCCACGCTCTCGGCCACGACGTCGGCACGCCGGTGCTGAGGCTGACCAGGCTGCGCACCGCCACGGGCGAGCCCCTCGCCCTGCAGGACGCCTATCTGCGCAGCGACCTGGCGGGCCTCTCCCTCGAGCGCCTGGCCGAGACCGGCAGCCTCTACAGGACCCTGGAGGGCCAGTTCGGCATCAAGCCGTCGAGGGCCCGGCAGACGATCGCCGCTCGCCTGCCGACCGAGCACGAGTGCCGCGTCCTCGGCATCGCGCGCTCCGTGCCGGTGCTGGCCCTCGAGCGCACCACGCACGGCGACGACGGCCGCCCCTTCGAGTTCGTCCGCAGCGCCTACCGGGGCGACATCTACCGCATGGCCCTCGACCTCCGGTCGTACTGA